The Syngnathus scovelli strain Florida chromosome 18, RoL_Ssco_1.2, whole genome shotgun sequence genome contains a region encoding:
- the rpl7 gene encoding large ribosomal subunit protein uL30 has translation MADKEKKVPSVPESLLKRRQAYAASKAARIKRMLTEKKARKAERKVIFKRAEQYHKEYRQMYRREIRLSRTARKVGNYYVPAEPKLAFVIRIRGINGVSPKVRKVLQLLRLRQIFNGVFVKLNKASINMLRIAEPYIAWGYPNLKSVRELIYKRGFGKIRKQRIALTDNALVKGNLGKYGIICVEDLIHEIYTVGKNFKSANNFLWPFKLSSPRGGMNKKTTHFVEGGDAGNREDQINRMIRRMN, from the exons ATGGCGGACAAGGA aaaaaaagTCCCGTCTGTCCCTGAGAGCCTTTTGAAGAGACGACAGGCTTACGCTGCCAGCAAGGCCGCTCGCATCAAGCGAATGCTTACAGAGAAAAAG GCCCGCAAAGCTGAAAGAAAGGTCATCTTTAAGAGGGCCGAGCAGTACCACAAGGAGTACAGACAGATGTACAGGCGTGAGATCCGCCTTTCACGAACTGCTCGTAAAGTTGGTAACTATTATGTGCCGGCTGAGCCCAAACTGGCATTTGTCATCAGGATTCGAGG CATCAATGGCGTGAGCCCAAAGGTCCGCAAAGTTCTGCAGTTGCTGCGTCTCCGTCAAATCTTCAACGGCGTGTTTGTTAAACTTAACAAGGCTTCCATCAACATGCTCAGGATAGCAGAACCTTACATTGCTTGGGG ATACCCCAACCTGAAATCTGTGCGTGAGCTCATCTATAAACGTGGCTTCGGAAAGATCAGGAAACAGCGCATCGCCCTCACGGACAACGCTTTGGTCAAGGGGAATCTTG GCAAATATGGAATAATCTGCGTGGAGGACCTCATCCACGAGATATACACCGTTGGCAAGAACTTTAAGTCGGCCAACAACTTTCTGTGGCCATTCAAGCTGTCATCGCCTCGCGGTGGCATGAATAAGAAGACCACCCACTTTGTGGAGGGAGGTGACGCTGGCAACAGGGAGGACCAGATAAACCGAATGATCAGAAGGATGAATTAA